In Afipia sp. GAS231, a single window of DNA contains:
- a CDS encoding caspase family protein, with amino-acid sequence MARCSGLLSRVIVAAFLLCVATAAHAEKRVALVIGNSAYQTVEKLPNPAADAKLMSDTLLSLGFFVVGGGAQLDLDKDGFDAALKKFGTELIGADVALFYFAGHGVEAHGQNYLVPVDVRLADDGDVFARMVDMSRVLDTIEKSGTRINLLLLDACRNNPFRDRVPSISAGLAQMQAPAGTFISFATQPRSVSFDGDDGHSPYTRALAATLQHPGLGLFRTFNEVGLAVEKATQGRQLPWLSSSPITGNFYFAGKAASAPVQQVSLSPEAPASPTRLSDDVLRRDLVTDCDRLAGMPNDTGHAPSLAGIELDGINVPQATTACNEAMQRYPDVARFLFEAGRVANARKDYAEARRLYDKAAAVGYPMALNNIGGMYEGGQGVRVDNAEAARWYRKAVEAGEPIAMVDLGWLEETGHGVARNCAEAVQLYETAVKAGVPSAMNNLGLLYLRGQCVRRDYNEARRLFEQGIALGDAACMNGMGVIYNEGDGVPRNARLARQWYEKAASLGDHEARQNLTEMRR; translated from the coding sequence ATGGCCCGCTGCAGCGGCCTCCTGTCACGCGTGATCGTCGCCGCCTTCCTGCTGTGCGTGGCCACCGCGGCGCATGCGGAAAAGCGCGTCGCGCTGGTGATCGGCAATTCGGCCTATCAGACGGTGGAGAAACTGCCGAACCCGGCCGCCGACGCGAAGCTGATGTCGGATACGCTGTTGTCGCTCGGCTTCTTCGTGGTCGGCGGCGGCGCGCAACTTGATTTGGACAAGGACGGATTTGACGCGGCGCTGAAAAAATTCGGCACCGAGTTGATCGGCGCCGACGTCGCACTGTTCTATTTTGCCGGCCACGGCGTCGAGGCGCATGGCCAGAACTATCTGGTGCCGGTCGACGTTCGCCTCGCAGATGACGGCGACGTCTTCGCGCGCATGGTCGATATGAGCAGGGTTCTCGATACAATCGAGAAATCCGGCACCCGGATCAATCTGCTGTTGCTCGATGCCTGCCGCAACAATCCGTTCCGCGACCGCGTGCCTTCGATATCAGCCGGCCTGGCGCAGATGCAGGCGCCGGCCGGCACCTTCATCTCGTTTGCGACCCAGCCGCGCAGCGTTTCGTTCGACGGCGACGACGGTCACAGTCCCTATACCCGCGCGCTGGCCGCGACGTTGCAGCATCCGGGCCTTGGCCTGTTCAGGACCTTCAACGAAGTCGGCCTTGCCGTGGAAAAGGCAACCCAGGGCCGGCAACTGCCGTGGCTGTCGTCGTCGCCGATCACAGGCAATTTCTACTTCGCCGGCAAAGCGGCGAGCGCACCGGTGCAGCAGGTATCGTTGTCGCCGGAAGCGCCGGCGTCACCGACGCGGCTGTCCGACGACGTCTTGCGCCGCGATCTCGTCACCGATTGCGATCGCCTGGCGGGGATGCCCAACGACACCGGCCATGCGCCGAGCCTTGCGGGTATCGAACTGGACGGGATAAACGTCCCGCAGGCAACGACCGCCTGCAACGAGGCGATGCAACGCTATCCTGACGTGGCCAGATTCCTCTTCGAAGCCGGCCGCGTCGCCAACGCACGGAAGGACTATGCGGAAGCACGCCGTCTCTACGACAAGGCCGCAGCCGTCGGATATCCGATGGCGCTGAACAACATCGGCGGCATGTATGAAGGCGGCCAGGGCGTACGCGTCGACAATGCGGAGGCCGCACGCTGGTACCGTAAGGCGGTCGAAGCCGGCGAGCCGATCGCCATGGTCGATCTCGGCTGGCTTGAGGAGACCGGGCACGGCGTCGCGAGAAATTGCGCGGAGGCAGTGCAGCTCTACGAGACCGCTGTTAAGGCCGGCGTCCCCTCGGCGATGAACAATCTCGGCCTGCTCTATCTGCGCGGCCAATGCGTCCGTCGCGATTACAACGAAGCGCGCCGGCTGTTCGAGCAGGGCATCGCACTTGGCGACGCCGCCTGCATGAACGGCATGGGCGTCATCTACAACGAGGGCGACGGCGTCCCCCGTAACGCAAGGCTGGCCCGGCAGTGGTACGAGAAGGCGGCTTCATTGGGCGACCACGAAGCCCGGCAAAATCTCACCGAAATGCGGCGGTGA
- a CDS encoding sensor histidine kinase: MLKSSHDLVGGSLASDPASPEELLTAENVSLRLLLTQAKLSAATLLAQAGIDAKEREAADKLQKLILEELHHRIKNTLATVGAIASQSLRNASSMRDAQHAIEGRLLALGRAHDLLLQVRWTGADLRKIVSGATEPFDNADRPRFSIDGPDVEIASGAVIAIAMTLNELCTNTTKFGALSVPDGHVGVSWVVDAARLRFTWKEQGGPVVAAPTRQSFGTRLIETLGRQLKGDVKLAYAPDGFVYVLDVPLASLEA, from the coding sequence ATGTTGAAAAGCAGCCATGATCTGGTCGGCGGCAGTCTGGCGTCCGATCCGGCGTCTCCCGAGGAGCTGCTGACGGCAGAAAACGTCAGTCTGCGGCTGTTGCTGACGCAGGCCAAGCTCAGCGCCGCGACCTTGCTGGCGCAGGCCGGTATCGACGCCAAGGAGCGCGAGGCGGCCGACAAGCTTCAGAAGCTCATTCTGGAAGAACTTCATCATCGTATCAAGAATACGCTCGCAACGGTTGGCGCCATTGCTTCACAAAGCCTGCGCAATGCGTCGAGCATGCGTGATGCGCAGCACGCGATCGAAGGGCGATTGCTGGCGCTCGGCCGGGCCCACGATCTTCTGTTGCAGGTGCGTTGGACCGGCGCGGACCTGCGAAAAATCGTCAGCGGAGCGACCGAACCTTTCGACAATGCGGATCGGCCGAGGTTTTCGATCGATGGCCCGGACGTTGAAATCGCGTCGGGTGCCGTGATCGCGATTGCGATGACCCTCAATGAGCTCTGCACCAACACCACGAAGTTCGGTGCTCTGTCGGTACCCGATGGTCATGTGGGCGTCAGTTGGGTCGTGGACGCGGCGCGATTACGCTTCACCTGGAAAGAACAGGGCGGACCGGTGGTCGCGGCGCCGACCAGACAGAGTTTTGGCACGCGCCTGATCGAGACGCTCGGCAGGCAACTGAAAGGCGACGTCAAACTTGCCTATGCACCGGATGGCTTCGTCTACGTGCTCGACGTTCCCCTGGCTTCGCTCGAAGCCTGA
- a CDS encoding response regulator — MPPVVLVVEDEMLLRMRAVDMVEDAGYVPVEAVDADEALAILQSRSDIALLFTDVQMPGSLNGLQLALAVHDRWPRIRIILASGQLKLSKSEIPENSRFFGKPLDSVEMVAEIREMLGHV; from the coding sequence TTGCCACCCGTCGTCCTCGTCGTCGAAGACGAAATGCTGCTGCGGATGCGCGCGGTCGATATGGTCGAGGATGCCGGCTATGTTCCGGTCGAGGCGGTGGACGCGGACGAAGCGCTCGCCATCCTCCAGTCCAGGTCCGATATCGCTCTGTTGTTCACCGATGTTCAGATGCCGGGCAGCCTGAACGGCCTGCAGCTTGCGCTCGCCGTCCATGACCGCTGGCCACGGATCAGGATCATCCTGGCGTCCGGGCAACTGAAGTTGTCAAAGAGCGAGATACCTGAAAACAGCCGCTTCTTCGGAAAACCACTGGATTCCGTCGAAATGGTCGCGGAAATCCGGGAAATGCTCGGCCATGTCTGA
- a CDS encoding DUF4864 domain-containing protein yields MRALVLMIALLIGLAAPASADDVATAQNVIRSQEQALGHDDAAAAYSYAAPAIRQLFPQADIFMFMVQNSYAPIYRHKSFEFGEARAADGKIAQRVHIVDANGEAWEALYTLETQPDGSLKITGCSLLKAGQAV; encoded by the coding sequence ATGCGCGCGCTCGTTTTGATGATCGCATTGCTGATCGGCCTTGCCGCACCGGCGTCAGCCGACGACGTCGCCACCGCGCAAAACGTCATCCGCTCGCAGGAGCAGGCGCTCGGCCACGACGACGCCGCGGCGGCCTATTCCTATGCGGCGCCGGCGATCCGGCAGTTGTTTCCGCAGGCCGACATCTTCATGTTCATGGTCCAGAACAGCTACGCGCCGATCTACCGCCACAAGAGTTTCGAATTCGGCGAGGCGCGCGCCGCCGACGGCAAGATCGCGCAGCGCGTTCACATCGTCGACGCCAATGGCGAGGCCTGGGAGGCGCTCTACACGCTAGAGACACAGCCGGACGGCAGCCTGAAGATCACCGGCTGCTCGCTGTTGAAGGCCGGTCAGGCGGTTTGA
- a CDS encoding MFS transporter, translating to MFVPDSRRAWTRLAVAVLIGSLGSVGMWSVVVALPAVQTEFAASRGTASLAFTLVMLGFGSGGVLTGKITDRYGIVTAIGLGIGILGLGYIGAGLSTSIWQFILVHFAIGLSSSATFGPLMAEASHWFSRYRGLAVAIAASGNYIGGTIWPPLVNWGMQTYGWRHTHIAVGIFTAVAMTLALIGLRMLMGAGTQRDHVNAPPPRVNLRLSTNTLTAILALASIACCVAMSMPQVHIVAYCGDLGYGVARGAEMLSLMLGFGIISRIGSGFLADRIGGIPTLLIGSVAQGSALLFYLFFDSLTSLYIISAMFGLFQGGIVPSYAIIVREAMPASEAATRVGIVIFASVFGMSFGGWISGVIFDATGSYAAAFLNGVAWNLVNVTIMVSLLVRSRGYQAKMGAAQTA from the coding sequence ATGTTCGTTCCCGATTCGCGCCGGGCATGGACCCGGCTTGCTGTCGCCGTCCTGATCGGTTCGCTCGGCAGCGTCGGCATGTGGTCTGTCGTGGTCGCGCTCCCGGCGGTTCAAACGGAATTCGCCGCGAGCCGGGGCACGGCGTCGCTGGCCTTTACATTGGTGATGCTTGGATTCGGATCCGGCGGGGTGCTGACCGGCAAGATCACCGACCGCTATGGCATCGTCACTGCGATCGGACTCGGCATCGGTATTTTGGGCCTGGGCTATATCGGCGCCGGACTTTCAACTTCAATCTGGCAGTTCATCCTGGTGCATTTTGCGATCGGGCTGTCGTCGTCGGCGACGTTCGGCCCGCTGATGGCGGAGGCCTCGCACTGGTTCAGCCGTTACCGCGGGCTTGCGGTCGCGATCGCCGCCTCCGGCAACTACATCGGCGGTACGATCTGGCCGCCGCTGGTGAACTGGGGCATGCAGACCTACGGCTGGCGTCACACCCATATCGCGGTCGGCATCTTCACCGCTGTGGCGATGACGCTGGCGCTGATTGGCTTGCGCATGCTGATGGGCGCCGGGACACAGCGCGACCATGTCAACGCGCCGCCGCCGCGCGTCAATCTGCGGCTCTCCACCAATACGCTGACGGCGATCCTGGCGCTCGCCAGCATCGCCTGCTGCGTGGCGATGTCGATGCCGCAGGTCCATATCGTCGCCTATTGCGGCGATCTCGGCTACGGCGTGGCGCGCGGCGCCGAGATGCTGTCGCTGATGCTCGGTTTCGGCATCATCAGCCGGATCGGCTCGGGCTTCCTCGCCGACCGGATCGGCGGCATCCCCACGCTCCTGATCGGTTCGGTCGCGCAGGGCTCGGCGCTGCTGTTCTATCTGTTCTTTGACAGCCTGACCTCGCTCTACATCATCTCCGCGATGTTCGGGCTGTTCCAGGGCGGCATCGTGCCGAGCTATGCGATCATCGTGCGCGAGGCGATGCCGGCCTCGGAAGCCGCGACCAGAGTGGGCATCGTGATCTTCGCCTCGGTGTTCGGCATGTCGTTCGGCGGCTGGATCTCCGGCGTGATCTTCGACGCCACCGGCTCCTACGCCGCGGCGTTCCTCAACGGTGTCGCCTGGAATCTGGTCAACGTCACGATCATGGTCTCACTGCTGGTCCGCTCACGCGGCTATCAGGCCAAAATGGGCGCGGCTCAAACCGCCTGA
- a CDS encoding FixH family protein, which translates to MKTSNTTRAVQAALIVAAIGCASTRALADISDYRFELVDPAVKAGPDKVITVRLMNQKTGKAVPGAVIFATRLDMAPEAMQEMVTKVTPVADAEPGTYRFQATLGMAGRWQLTLGAKIQGETGTLENKLVITAQP; encoded by the coding sequence ATGAAGACGTCAAACACCACGCGCGCCGTTCAGGCGGCGCTGATCGTTGCGGCCATCGGCTGCGCGAGCACGCGAGCTCTTGCCGATATCAGCGATTACCGGTTCGAACTCGTCGACCCCGCCGTCAAGGCCGGCCCCGACAAGGTCATCACGGTACGGCTGATGAATCAAAAGACCGGCAAGGCCGTGCCCGGCGCCGTGATCTTCGCCACCCGGCTCGACATGGCGCCGGAGGCGATGCAGGAAATGGTCACCAAGGTGACGCCGGTCGCGGACGCCGAGCCCGGCACCTACAGGTTCCAGGCGACGTTGGGCATGGCCGGCCGCTGGCAACTTACCCTTGGCGCCAAGATCCAGGGCGAGACCGGCACGCTTGAGAACAAGCTCGTCATCACGGCGCAGCCATGA
- a CDS encoding efflux RND transporter periplasmic adaptor subunit, producing MNRLVLACAGVALIAAAGGGLVAAAFAADGHHAPIFYQDPDGKPDYSPVPKKTADGRDYRPVSADDDTPAASAAGARSNTGGGNRKIKYYRNPMGLPDTSPVPKKDSMGMDYIAVFDGEDSDDGTVKLSPGKIQRSGVKSEPAARRVIRNVIRAPGTIQLDERRISVIAMRSESFVLGVANITTGSHVTKGQRLMEIYSPAIASAAAEYIATITSKTTAGDGLYGRGSRQRLINLDMPDAAIAAIEKTRNVPTSVEWDSPRDGIVLERSAVEGMRVQPGGVLFRIADHTQVWALIDIAERDLGAISLGQSATVRARSFPGRDFTGKIAVIYPEINKETRTARLRIELPNPEELLLHDMYVDAEISIGSDAPVLAVPESAVMDTGSKQAVFVDKGQGRLEPREIKLGQRGDGYVEIRQGVAEGEPVVVSANFLVDAESNLKAALKGFSEGSKP from the coding sequence ATGAACCGCCTCGTTCTCGCATGCGCCGGCGTCGCGTTGATCGCGGCGGCCGGTGGAGGGCTGGTGGCGGCAGCATTCGCCGCCGACGGACATCACGCGCCGATCTTTTACCAGGATCCGGACGGCAAGCCCGACTACTCGCCGGTCCCGAAGAAGACCGCGGACGGGCGCGACTATCGCCCGGTTTCGGCGGATGACGACACGCCTGCGGCCTCGGCCGCAGGCGCGCGTTCAAACACCGGCGGCGGCAACCGCAAGATCAAATACTACCGCAACCCGATGGGCCTTCCCGACACCTCGCCGGTGCCGAAGAAGGACTCGATGGGCATGGACTACATCGCGGTATTCGACGGAGAAGATAGCGACGACGGCACGGTCAAACTCTCGCCCGGAAAAATTCAGCGCAGTGGCGTGAAATCCGAGCCCGCCGCGCGCCGCGTCATCCGCAATGTGATCCGCGCCCCCGGCACCATCCAGCTCGACGAACGCCGGATTTCCGTGATTGCGATGCGATCGGAAAGTTTCGTGCTCGGTGTCGCCAACATCACGACAGGATCGCACGTCACCAAGGGCCAGCGGCTGATGGAGATCTACAGCCCGGCGATCGCCTCCGCCGCCGCTGAATACATCGCCACCATCACCTCGAAGACGACAGCGGGCGACGGCCTCTACGGCCGCGGCTCGCGGCAGCGGCTGATCAACCTCGATATGCCCGATGCCGCCATTGCCGCGATCGAAAAAACCCGCAACGTTCCGACCTCGGTCGAATGGGACTCGCCGCGCGACGGCATCGTGCTGGAGCGCAGCGCTGTCGAGGGGATGCGGGTGCAGCCGGGCGGCGTGCTGTTCCGGATCGCCGATCACACGCAGGTCTGGGCCCTGATCGACATCGCCGAGCGCGATCTCGGTGCCATCAGCCTTGGCCAATCGGCCACTGTCAGGGCCCGCAGCTTTCCCGGCCGCGACTTCACCGGCAAGATCGCGGTGATCTATCCCGAAATCAACAAGGAGACGCGGACCGCGCGCCTGCGCATCGAACTGCCCAACCCCGAAGAGTTGCTGCTGCACGATATGTATGTCGATGCCGAAATCTCGATCGGCAGCGACGCGCCGGTGCTTGCCGTTCCCGAGAGCGCCGTCATGGACACCGGCAGCAAACAGGCCGTGTTCGTCGACAAGGGACAGGGCCGGCTGGAGCCGCGCGAGATAAAACTCGGTCAGCGCGGCGACGGCTATGTCGAGATACGCCAGGGTGTCGCCGAAGGCGAGCCCGTGGTGGTCTCCGCCAATTTCCTGGTTGATGCCGAGAGCAACCTGAAGGCCGCGTTGAAGGGCTTTTCGGAAGGGTCAAAGCCATGA